ATTTAGACTTGGTATTAAACATCGAGGTATTTCAGTTGATTCTGATATAGTTAGAACCAGCACGACAATGAGAGAATTTTTTTAGTTACAGACTACAAGACAGACCCAACCACTTTTCATTGTTACTCAATGCTCAAAAGCTATTCCAACAGTTTGTGGTTGATGCTTATACAATGATAGAATCTGCACGGTTAGCTTACATAAAGACACAACAACCCAAACTTAGAAGTCAAACCTTTAAGAATTTAAATCAAAGTGTTCAAAGTGGAGAAAGCGATGCGTCAAACTGTGGAAAACGAATTTTGTTGCCTTCATCATTTACCGGCGGATCGAGATATATGATGCAAAAGTACCTAGATGCTATGGCAATCTGCAAAGCTGTAGGATATCCGGATCTCTTCATAACAGTCACCTGTAATCCCAATTGGCCTGAGATTTATAGATGTTTAAAAGACAAACGACTGAATCCTCAAGACAGACCAGATATTATCTCACGTGTATTCAAAATTAAAATCAATCACCTAATTCAAGATTTCAAGAAACATAAATTCTTTGGTGAGATACAAGCAAGTAAGTGATTGTGAAATGTTTTAATTAATTTGTCAACCATAAATTCTTTAATAACAGTTTTTTTCATGTAATATTTCAGTTATTTATACAATCGAATTTCAGAAACGTGGCCTACCTCATGCTCATATATGTTTGTTCTTAAGTGCCAAGAACAAGTTTCCAACTGCTAAAGAAATTGATTTGGCTATTAGTGCTGAAATACCTGACAAAGAGACGGATTCTGAACTGTATGAACTTGTCAAACAGTTTATGATGCACGGTCTGTGTGGTACAGACAACCCTCATTGTCCATGCATGGTTAATTTAAAATGTTCAAAGAAGTTTCCGAAAAAGTATGTAGATGAGACTTGTGTTGATTCTGAAGGATATCCTATCTACCGTCGTCGTCAAACATGTAACACTGTAGAAAAAAATGGCGTGTTGCTTGACAATAGGTTTGTAGTTCCATACAATGCTATGTTACTCAAAAAGTATCAGTGTCACATAAATGTTGAGTGGTGTAACCAAACAAGATCCATCAAATATTTGTTCAAATACATTAATAAGGGTCCAGATAGAGTGACAGCTTCTGTTTACCAAAGTACGACAACTGCTGGCAAGAACAAGGAAAATGAGGAAATGACCAATAATCAAAATCCGTCAAACAAAACAGAAGTAGATGAAGTTAAAGCATATCTTGATTGTAGATATGTTTCAGCATGTGAAGCTGCTTGGAGAATCTTCAAGTTTGACATACACTATCGACTTCCATCTGTTGAAATATTGCCTTTTCATTGCGAAGATGGTCAGGCTATTGTTTATGACGATAATTCAAACTTGTGTGACGTGGTTAGTAACCCAACTGTGAAAATGTCTATgtttacagaatggatgaaatGTAACCAAATGGATGCATTCGCTAGAACATTGAAGTATATAGAGTTTCCAAGACACTTTGTATGGATACGTAAAGAACGAAAGTGGATTCGTAGAAAAAGACCTTTTGGTGCCGTTGGTAGGATACATTATGTACCTCCATCACTTGGTGATTGTTATTTCTTGAGAATTTTATTGAATCACGTTATAGGACCAATGAGTTTCGATGATATAAAAACAGTTGATGGAAACATTTATCCTACCTTTAAAGATGCGTGCCTCGCTCGCGGTCTGTTGGATGATGATAATGAGTATATAATTGCCATGGAGGAAGCAAGCACATGGTCCACTTCTGATTTCTTGCGTACATTTTTTGTAATGCTGTTGATGTCAAATTCCATTTCTAGGCCTGGTCATTTCTGGAGACAAACAAAATCTCTGTTGTGTGAAGATATATTATACCAGCAACGGAAGGTTACTGGTATCTCTGGtaattttaaaactttaaataaagctCAAATATTCTATTCCGtttgtaattaaatatttttatatgcTAATTACCAAACATCTGTTTTATTTTTCAGATTTGGTTCTTCCAGAGGAAGAGATTGAAAACATTTGCCTATCACATATTGAAAAATTGTTACTTGCTTATGGAAGTACGTTAAGCTGCTTTTCAGACATGCCGAATGTTCCTGGGAACTACATTTCAGCATTGAacaatcaaatgataatgaaagaACTTTCCTATGATCGGAGTAGCTTAAAAAAGGAACTTGCATCTTTCTTAAAATCTTTAACTGATGAACAGCACAAAGTGTATCAAACTGTCATGAATGCAGTTGCTAAAGGAAATGGAggtgtttttttttctatatgGTTACGGTGGAActgggaaaacatttctatggaaaACATTTGCAGCTGCGTTACGCTCCAAGGGTGAAATTGTTTTGAATGTTGCATCCAGTGGTATTGCATCACTCCTATTAAATGGCGGTAGAACAGCTCATTCCAGATTTGTTATTCCGATAAACGTTAACGAGGATTCTATATGTTCTATAGAACCGAACAGTGAGCTAGGAGGCTTAATAAAAGAAACTAAGATGATAATTTGGGATGATGCGCCAATGACACATAAGCATTGTTTTGAAGCTTTGGATAAAACAATGAGAGATATAGTCCGTTCCAATAATTCGTCCTTGCAGTCCAAGCCTTTTGGCGGAAAGATAGTCCTTTTTGGCGGTGATTTTAGACAAATCCTTCCGGTCATTCCAAAAGGTACTAGAAGCATGATTGTAAATTCTTCATTGAATTTTTCTTATATATGGCATGATTGTCAATTACTCAAACTAACTCAAAACATGAGGTTAAGAGTCGGTACAAAAGCAAGTAATCTTCAGGAGATCAAGGAATTTGCTGAATGGATTTTACGCCTTGGTGATGGTCTACTTGGTGATCCAAATGATGGAGAGGTGGAGATTGAAATTCCAGATGATCTACTTATATTAGATGAAGTCAATGCTATATCTTCATTGATCTCATTCACATATCCGGATATGCAAAACTTTATGTGggattcaaattactttcaaCAAAGAGCCATTCTTGCTCCCACAAATGATGTTGTTGATTCAATAAACACAGAATTGTTAAATAGTATCGTTGGTCAAGAGAAGATATATCTAAGTTCGGATTCTTTATGTGATACTGAACAACATTCCGACCTTAACATGGCATTGTTTCCTCCGGATGTGCTAAATAAAATGCATTTGTCAGGATTACCTAACCATAAATTGGTTCTTAAGGTTGGAGCTCCGGTAATGTTACTTAGAAACATTGATCAAACAAATGGTTTGTGTAACGGTACACGGCTTCAAGTAACAAAACTTGGAAAACTTGTAATTGAAGCAAAGATTATTACCGGAACTAATGTAGGTCACCATACTTTGATTTCAAGATTGAAAATGACACCAAGTGATAAAAGATTACCAGTGAAAATTGCTCGAAGACAGTTCCCACTATCCCTGTGCTTTGCAATGACCATCAACAAAAGCCAGGGACAATCACTTGAACGTGTAGGACTATATCTTCCACGTCCGGTTTTTAGTCACGGGCAACTATAAGTAGCTGTATCTCGAGTAAAGAGCAGGAGTGGTTTGAAGATTTTGATATGTGACAGCGAAAAACAAGTATCTAAAACCACAACTAATGTGGTCTACAAAGAAGTTCTACAAAATCTGTAGTGCTCGTAAAAATATCATTTTGTATAAAACTCTTTTTCATGTATGAATGAATATGTTATAATCTTTTGAATATCCTatcaacatgtttcttttatCTAATAATAATGATTGTTATTaatattgttttaacaaaaaGTAGACATGTTTAAACTGTGATAGATTTAATAGTTATAAGACAATGAAAgccaaataataataatatatatacaaaacACAAGGAATCACTAATGCGAGTAATACTTCCATTCATTAGTCATTAGGAAGAATACATGCTTTTAATACATTGAAATTTTAGTATTTGATTAACCAAAAAAAACTGATCTGTATGTACACCCTTCGTACCACAGGGTCAAAACTGCCGGTTTCAACTATTACAAAACAGTTTTAAGTAAACCAAAAACCATATACAAAAAACATTGTTTCCATACATCATAACATCAACTCCAACAGCCATACAAGCATTCAGTCAAACAAGAAAATACCTTTACCCATCACGAACTTAAGGGTAAATTCTTCACGAGGAACCATCTTTTTGTCCTTCACAAAATTCTTCATGTTTTTTATGTAAAACCGACCATCCGGAGCCTCGATTCCCACTTGAACATCCCAAACATTACCTTCAGCATCTACAATCTTTAAACACCTCTTCCTATCCAAGCCAATTTTTTTAGCAAGATGTTTTTTAATGCGctgtaaaaaaaacaaattatgttaaCAAAGATAATATAATGATATCATTAATACATCCTAAAGATCGTAAGTACTTTTTGGTTACATAAACTTACAAAATGATTGTCCACACGGAAAACTATTGGAATAGTTTCCTCATTCCTGGCTACAGGGAGCATATTAGCTTCTGTGCGATTACTAACCTCATCCACATCTTCAGCATCAGAAATACTAATAACGTCTTCTTCAATTTCTTCCTTAACAGCAGCAGCATATAATTCCGGCGGCAACACTAAATCAGCATTCTTTGAACAATTGAAAACGAACATATCAAAATTGTGAAGATCAATCATTTCAAACACAAGCATATGCTCATCAGTTATTGACAATTTCTTCTTAATCCGATCCCATCCAGTTGTTATGTAAAGCTGATTGTCAAAAACTTCCATTCGAACAAATACTTTAAGCTTTCCAGGACCTCTAATAACTACTGGATAGTTTGAGATGGTATTGTCCATCTTGTGATGTACAAATAAATGATTGATATGCTTCAATGAAAAAAAGTTAGACATTAGTAATATATATactaacaataaataaataacaaaccaTAACCAATATAATGAATTCAGATTGTGAACTACATACCATAGCATCCGGTTTATCAAAAGCACCATTGGGTCTGTAGTAAAAATAATCAGATGGAGCAAATTCAATATTGTCATAGAAATAAAATATTCGGAAACTTGATAATGCTTCTTCATACTGAAATACCAGCCAGGATCCAGATTGTAGCTTCAAAGTTTCAACAACAGAATACCACCCATTGTAAAAATAACAGAAGTTTGCTAACTCATATACCTTCACTTCAAAGACCTGCCCATTCGTTGTCCGCATTTTCACAAAGCCCAATGGATAGTTAAAGTCTGTTATCCATTCTTTATATTTTTTTGGGAGAACCTATGcataaataaattaaaattagaaattGTGTAATATGATATTATAAAGAAAACTAAATTTACCATAACCGAGAGCAGGGtactaaccaaacattttctTTGGTTGTCCTCCATGTAACATGCAAAACCATACATCCTTATAACTTTGAAGTATCAAATAAAATTGTATTAATATcattaataaataaaagaataaaatattaaaagattATTCAAAAAAATGTTAAGAATACAAAAAAAAGACTTGAAAACATAAATGTATCATCTAAACTGAAATAGTGCCAATAACTGCTGAATATGAATGACGAAAAAAAAGACTTGAAAACATAAATGTATCATCTAGCTCATTGATTGAATAATCAACCAAAACTCCTGTTGCTACCCAGGAAGCCGATCTACTGTTCCTAAATGACATTCAATCTACTATTGAGTGCAATTTACTGTTCCTAACGCACACTCAATCTACTGTTTAATACAATCAACTGTTGCTATAAAACCCTGTTGCTAAGCAATAATACAATATACTGTTCCAACCCAAAAGTATATATCCGCACTATTTCAATATCAAAAACACAAACTAAAATTATAATAAACAACATAGTCTTACAAATTTTTTATACAAAATCTTTATACAAAATTTGAAGACTAAACAACATAAACTTGCAGATTTTCATTATTTCTACATATTTGATTTCTGATATATGTTGTTTTATAAGGTCAACTAACAAAATTTAGACCATTACATAACAGCCAGTCATATGTACATTACAAATCTTCAATCATACATCCATAAAATGTATATTAAATCTGCACTATAATTCCCATGTAACTCGATACGATTTAGAACGATTTTAGAATCCACAAGTAGCTGACATTTCAGAATTACAGtcaaaaagcatttcagaattacactattttttagaaaatcaaatcaaaattctATTAAAATACATATTGTTACTCGAGCATAATTTGTTATTAGTCTAGACTTGCGGTAACTTGGTCCAGTTCAGCAAATATCATTCCATACATAATCGTACAAAATCTTCATACAAAGTCTAATAAACAGTCCTTTTTAACATTGCCCTAATTAAggtgaaataaaataatttgacAAATACTAAAACTATTAACTTCAATCGATCATCAATGCCTACAACTATTAACTTCAATCGTTCATCAGTATGAAAATCAGAAGAATAAGTCATAGAATAAACACCCAAGAGCCGAATATATACTACCGTGGTATAATAAATTACTAGAAGAGAAGATTTTACAACAACAAACTCTTCGATTGATGCATATAGATGATTACCTGTGGATTCGTTTGCCAAAGATCTTGAAGAAAGCTCTCTCTTCGTTGTCGCAAGTTAGTTCCGAAAGACGTAAATGTTCCATTCAAAATGTCTTTAGGGCTATATTTCAAACACAGGGCCTTCAACCCACAAGCCCATTAACAGCTTCTAATTGGATACAAATTCTTTGGCCCATTTTGAAATTTGATTATTTACAACCTAAAATGAATAGGCCTTTTATTGAATTATACAATAACAATGGACTTTTACTGAATTTTACACTAACAATGTGTCAAAATAAATTAATGTCATATATAAGAAGTTATTACACAACATAAAATTAGGTCATGCTTATCAAACATGTAGACTAAAACAAACTATCtttaacattgttttataaagatatgtaactaaacataaaaatttaaataatatgttataatatttttttagcaTTTGATTCCGATTGTTATTAGAACAAACCCGTGTGTTCACACGGGTATACACCTAGTTTAGTTTTAAGGGAATTGATGTGATTGAGGAAATATAGTCATAGGAattaaattaccattttagtGTTGGCAAGAACTAAACTTACGAAGAATACAAGAATCAAATCGAAGTTGGGCTTCTAATTTAGATTGTATGGGCTCAAGTTGTATCAAGAAAGttgtaaattaattaattaatcactTGGCTAAAATTATCTTATGGTGTTGTGGTGTGGCCCATAAAAGGATTTTTGGAGTGAGATTATTATTCGCGTCAATTTGAGAGGGGATCACACAACACAAAATAGGGATTTGTTCATAACTTTTGGA
This genomic stretch from Helianthus annuus cultivar XRQ/B chromosome 8, HanXRQr2.0-SUNRISE, whole genome shotgun sequence harbors:
- the LOC110870020 gene encoding uncharacterized protein LOC110870020, with the protein product MDNTISNYPVVIRGPGKLKVFVRMEVFDNQLYITTGWDRIKKKLSITDEHMLVFEMIDLHNFDMFVFNCSKNADLVLPPELYAAAVKEEIEEDVISISDAEDVDEVSNRTEANMLPVARNEETIPIVFRVDNHFRIKKHLAKKIGLDRKRCLKIVDAEGNVWDVQVGIEAPDGRFYIKNMKNFVKDKKMVPREEFTLKFVMGKGIFLFD